One part of the Eubalaena glacialis isolate mEubGla1 chromosome 19, mEubGla1.1.hap2.+ XY, whole genome shotgun sequence genome encodes these proteins:
- the FBF1 gene encoding fas-binding factor 1 isoform X5 — protein MKDLDEMDADLLGLKKSNLASSKRSAKGSGKEEQPSPLKPAGVLTANEKRDAIPTKKLSPSPSSLGHQYRKFSFEDLEDPLAGLLSDDEEGIAKKLPGTESKTASVKSPAPARDQGPSIPLTPGNTPVRKKEELLFDDGDDIMATLGFADSPKAERRHTGDQEGPLPARSKLDELLGRGTAAKLLARPGTGEHREFKLDKKYQRPQDKEDTGGDDDFTFGAYQPTVGSSEGRQSRRQSVSRFFEGGTDPKGEPGSRQSTPAASSPTQPRRGGADWLGLKDEGLDLLPPSPTREARPPASQHSAPSRHSAPAGLPPLGAKPPTEGTGSPAKGSQPSQPGASEKEEGDWLSHALSRKKSQGLAREEHDAACKGQHSVGALPSDSQPAAGTQGLEPAATGGTPGTAAQRPPARPAASGSPVAWNPAASALHAGDPKRGTAPGDRSGTEPAVGCPGSQEPPALSVPVQCLLPESLAWSLLPGSEYQQQLLAAQAQHQRGTAELQADLLQSQARLAELEAQVRKLELERTQHQLLLESLQQRHQADLELIDSAHRSRVKVLETSYQQREERLRRENEELSAQYLSRCQEAEQAHTELTAQHQRRLAATAQEKDQEMERLRELQRASILEMRKDHEEQLQRLKLLKDREIDAVTSATSHTRSLHGIIEQMEKFSSSLQELSSRVEASHLSTAQERELGIRQRDEQLRALQERLSRQQRDMEEERSRLQEVTGKMEARLSEQSRLLEQERWRVNAEQSKAESAQRALEEQRKVMVQQTAMEREELERAKSALLEEQKSVMRKCGEERRRLAAEWAEFFAQQKLSKERAEREAERALQVDTQREGTLVSLAKEQAELKIRASELRAKEDQLAAEREALEQERQELRLEKERVGAAAQRIRLRAEEVERMSQVASQKYEEGERALREARQVQSEQQARLQLVQQQQERLRQQERHVHQEHLSLAQQRLQLDRIRQDLPSGPVGLLSRAQGPAASGLSAIVAPAPPTPQCSQLPAGLGPSHLHAKLVLLKHTAEQDRDFLENEQFFLETLKKASYNMTSHSA, from the exons ATGAAG GATCTGGATGAAATGGATGCTGATCTCTTGGGTCTGAAGAAGTCTAATCTAGCCTCAAGCAAAAGGTCTGCAAAGGGTTCTGGGAAAGAAGAGCAGCCTAGTCCTCTTAAACCTGCTGGTGTGTTAACAGCCAATGAGAAGC GAGATGCCATTCCCACCAAGAAGCTATCtccctctcccagcagccttggGCATCAGTACAGGAAGTTCTCCTTCGAAG ACTTGGAAGACCCATTGGCAGGACTTCTCTCTGATGATGAGGAAGGAATCGCCAAGAAGCTGCCGGGGACGGAGAGTAAAACAGCTTCCGTAAAGAGCCCAGCCCCGGCCAGAGATCAAG GGCCCTCTATCCCTCTAACTCCTGGGAACACTCCGGTCCGAAAGAAAGAAGAGTTGCTCTTTGACGATGGGGACGACATCATGGCCACCCTGGGTTTTGCAGACAGCCCCAAAGCAGAGAGGAGGCACACGGGAGACCA GGAGGGGCCCCTCCCTGCCCGCTCCAAGCTGGATGAGCTGCTCGGTCGGGGCACTGCCGCCAAACTCCTGGCCCGTCCGGGCACTGGGGAGCACAGGGAATTCAAGCTAGACAAGAAGTATCAGCGGCCACAGG ACAAAGAAGACACCGGAGGTGACGACGACTTCACCTTTGGGGCCTATCAGCCCACCGTGGGCTCCTCCGAGGGCCGGCAGTCCCGCCGGCAGTCCGTCAG TAGGTTCTTTGAAGGCGGCACAGACCCCAAGGGAGAACCAGGCTCCAGACAGAGCACCCCAGCAgcatccagccccacccagcccaggaggggaggtgccGACTGGCTGGGCCTCAAGGATGAAGGCTTggacctgctccctccctccccgaccagggaggcTCGGCCTCCCGCCAGCCAGCATTCTGCTCCCAGCCGCCACTCTGCCCCGGCCGGGCTGCCCCCCTTGGGGGCAAAGCCACCAACCGAGGGTACCGGTTCTCCCGCCAAAGGCAGCCAGCCTTCCCAGCCAGGAGCGtctgagaaggaggagggggactgGCTGAGCCACGCCCTGTCTCGGAAGAAGTCCCAAGGTCTGGCCAGAGAGGAGCACGACGCAGCCTGTAAGGGCCAGCACTCGGTAGGGGCGCTGCCTTCCGACAG CCAGCCTGCTGCCGGCACCCAAGGGCTCGAGCCGGCAGCCACCGGGGGGACCCCAGGCACGGCAGCACAGAGGCCGCCTGCCCGGCCTGCCGCCTCAGG gtccccCGTGGCTTGGAACCCCGCCGCCTCGGCCCTCCATGCGGGTGACCCAAAGAGGGGAACAGCCCCTGGAGATCGCTCCGGCACTG AGCCTGCAGTTGGTTGCCCAGGCTCCCAGGAACCCCCAGCGCTCTCTGTGCCTGTCCAG tGCCTGCTCCCAGAGTCCCTGGCCTGGAGCCTGCTGCCCGGCTCCGAATACCAGCAGCAGCTCCTGGCGGCACAGGCTCAGCATCAGAGGGGCACTGCCGAGCTCCAGGCCGACCTCCTGCAGAGTCAGGCCCGGCTGGCAGAGCTCGAGGCCCAG GTGCGGAAACTCGAGCTGGAGCGGACACAGCACCAGCTGCtgctggaaagtttgcagcagaGGCACCAGGCAGACCTGGAGCTCATCGACAGCGCCCACAG GAGCCGAGTCAAGGTGCTAGAAACATCGTACCAGCAACGGGAAGAGCGGCTGCGGAGAGAGAACGAGGAGCTGTCTGCCCAGTACCTGTCGCGCTGCCAGGAGGCCGAGCAGGCCCACACCGAGCTCACAGCCCAGCACCAGCGGCGCTTGGCAGCCACCGCGCAGGAGAAGGACCAGGAGATGGAGCGGCTCCGGGAGCTGCAGCG GGCCTCCATCCTGGAGATGCGCAAGGACCACGAGGAGCAGCTGCAGCGGCTGAAGCTGCTGAAGGACCGGGAGATTGACGCCGTCACCAGCGCCACCTCCCATACGCG GTCCCTGCATGGCATCATCGAGCAGATGGAGAAGTTCTCCAGCAGCCTGCAAGAGCTGTCCTCCCGCGTGGAGGCCTCGCACCTCAGCACTGCCCAGGAGCGGGAGCTGGGCATCCGGCAGCGAGATGAGCAGCTCCGAG CGCTGCAGGAGAGGCTGAGCCGGCAGCAGCGGGACATGGAGGAGGAGCGGAGCCGGCTCCAGGAGGTCACCGGGAAGATGGAGGCGCGCCTGAGCGAGCAGAGCCGGCTGCTGGAGCAG GAACGCTGGCGGGTGAACGCCGAGCAGTCCAAGGCCGAGTCCGCGCAGCGTGCTCTGGAGGAGCAGAGGAAGGTCATGGTCCAGCAGACAGCCATGGAGCGGGAGGAGCTGGAGAGGGCCAAG AGTGCCTTGCTGGAGGAGCAGAAGTCCGTCATGCGCAAGTGTGGAGAGGAGCGGCGGCGCCTGGCGGCCGAGTGGGCCGAGTTCTTTGCCCAGCAGAAGCTGAGTAAGGAGCGGGCCGAGCGTGAGGCGGAGCGGGCGCTGCAGGTGGACACCCAGCGGGAGGGCACCCTCGTCAGCCTGGCCAAG GAACAGGCAGAGCTGAAGATCAGGGCAAGCGAGCTCCGGGCCAAAGAGGACCAGCTGGCGGCCGAGAGGGAGGCTCTGGAACAGGAGCGCCAGGAGCTGCGGCTGGAGAAGGAGAGGGTCGGCGCCGCCGCCCAGCGCATCAGGCTGCGCGCTGAGGAGGTGGAGCGCATGAGCCAG GTGGCCTCGCAGAAGTACGAGGAGGGGGAGCGGGCACTGCGCGAGGCCCGGCAGGTGCAGTCGGAGCAGCAGGCCCGGCTGCAGCTggtgcagcagcagcaggagcggCTGCGGCAGCAGGAGCGGCACGTGCACCAG GAGCATCTGAGTCTGGCCCAGCAGCGGCTGCAGCTGGATCGTATCCGACAGGACCTGCCCTCCGGGCCCGTGGGGCTGCTCTCCAGGGCCCAGGGCCCGGCAGCCTCTGGCCTGAGTG CCATCGTGGCTCCGGCCCCCCCCACTCCTCAGTGCAGCCAGCTGCCAGCCGGCCTGGGCCCCTCGCACCTCCACGCCAAGCTGGTGCTGCTGAAACACACAGCTGAGCAG GACCGTGACTTCCTGGAGAACGAACAGTTCTTCCTGGAGACCCTGAAGAAAGCCTCCTACAACATGACGTCGCATTCAGCCTGA
- the FBF1 gene encoding fas-binding factor 1 isoform X6, with protein sequence MATLGFADSPKAERRHTGDQEGPLPARSKLDELLGRGTAAKLLARPGTGEHREFKLDKKYQRPQDKEDTGGDDDFTFGAYQPTVGSSEGRQSRRQSVSRFFEGGTDPKGEPGSRQSTPAASSPTQPRRGGADWLGLKDEGLDLLPPSPTREARPPASQHSAPSRHSAPAGLPPLGAKPPTEGTGSPAKGSQPSQPGASEKEEGDWLSHALSRKKSQGLAREEHDAACKGQHSVGALPSDSQPAAGTQGLEPAATGGTPGTAAQRPPARPAASGSPVAWNPAASALHAGDPKRGTAPGDRSGTEPAVGCPGSQEPPALSVPVQCLLPESLAWSLLPGSEYQQQLLAAQAQHQRGTAELQADLLQSQARLAELEAQVRKLELERTQHQLLLESLQQRHQADLELIDSAHRSRVKVLETSYQQREERLRRENEELSAQYLSRCQEAEQAHTELTAQHQRRLAATAQEKDQEMERLRELQRASILEMRKDHEEQLQRLKLLKDREIDAVTSATSHTRSLHGIIEQMEKFSSSLQELSSRVEASHLSTAQERELGIRQRDEQLRALQERLSRQQRDMEEERSRLQEVTGKMEARLSEQSRLLEQERWRVNAEQSKAESAQRALEEQRKVMVQQTAMEREELERAKSALLEEQKSVMRKCGEERRRLAAEWAEFFAQQKLSKERAEREAERALQVDTQREGTLVSLAKEQAELKIRASELRAKEDQLAAEREALEQERQELRLEKERVGAAAQRIRLRAEEVERMSQVASQKYEEGERALREARQVQSEQQARLQLVQQQQERLRQQERHVHQEHLSLAQQRLQLDRIRQDLPSGPVGLLSRAQGPAASGLSAIVAPAPPTPQCSQLPAGLGPSHLHAKLVLLKHTAEQDRDFLENEQFFLETLKKASYNMTSHSA encoded by the exons ATGGCCACCCTGGGTTTTGCAGACAGCCCCAAAGCAGAGAGGAGGCACACGGGAGACCA GGAGGGGCCCCTCCCTGCCCGCTCCAAGCTGGATGAGCTGCTCGGTCGGGGCACTGCCGCCAAACTCCTGGCCCGTCCGGGCACTGGGGAGCACAGGGAATTCAAGCTAGACAAGAAGTATCAGCGGCCACAGG ACAAAGAAGACACCGGAGGTGACGACGACTTCACCTTTGGGGCCTATCAGCCCACCGTGGGCTCCTCCGAGGGCCGGCAGTCCCGCCGGCAGTCCGTCAG TAGGTTCTTTGAAGGCGGCACAGACCCCAAGGGAGAACCAGGCTCCAGACAGAGCACCCCAGCAgcatccagccccacccagcccaggaggggaggtgccGACTGGCTGGGCCTCAAGGATGAAGGCTTggacctgctccctccctccccgaccagggaggcTCGGCCTCCCGCCAGCCAGCATTCTGCTCCCAGCCGCCACTCTGCCCCGGCCGGGCTGCCCCCCTTGGGGGCAAAGCCACCAACCGAGGGTACCGGTTCTCCCGCCAAAGGCAGCCAGCCTTCCCAGCCAGGAGCGtctgagaaggaggagggggactgGCTGAGCCACGCCCTGTCTCGGAAGAAGTCCCAAGGTCTGGCCAGAGAGGAGCACGACGCAGCCTGTAAGGGCCAGCACTCGGTAGGGGCGCTGCCTTCCGACAG CCAGCCTGCTGCCGGCACCCAAGGGCTCGAGCCGGCAGCCACCGGGGGGACCCCAGGCACGGCAGCACAGAGGCCGCCTGCCCGGCCTGCCGCCTCAGG gtccccCGTGGCTTGGAACCCCGCCGCCTCGGCCCTCCATGCGGGTGACCCAAAGAGGGGAACAGCCCCTGGAGATCGCTCCGGCACTG AGCCTGCAGTTGGTTGCCCAGGCTCCCAGGAACCCCCAGCGCTCTCTGTGCCTGTCCAG tGCCTGCTCCCAGAGTCCCTGGCCTGGAGCCTGCTGCCCGGCTCCGAATACCAGCAGCAGCTCCTGGCGGCACAGGCTCAGCATCAGAGGGGCACTGCCGAGCTCCAGGCCGACCTCCTGCAGAGTCAGGCCCGGCTGGCAGAGCTCGAGGCCCAG GTGCGGAAACTCGAGCTGGAGCGGACACAGCACCAGCTGCtgctggaaagtttgcagcagaGGCACCAGGCAGACCTGGAGCTCATCGACAGCGCCCACAG GAGCCGAGTCAAGGTGCTAGAAACATCGTACCAGCAACGGGAAGAGCGGCTGCGGAGAGAGAACGAGGAGCTGTCTGCCCAGTACCTGTCGCGCTGCCAGGAGGCCGAGCAGGCCCACACCGAGCTCACAGCCCAGCACCAGCGGCGCTTGGCAGCCACCGCGCAGGAGAAGGACCAGGAGATGGAGCGGCTCCGGGAGCTGCAGCG GGCCTCCATCCTGGAGATGCGCAAGGACCACGAGGAGCAGCTGCAGCGGCTGAAGCTGCTGAAGGACCGGGAGATTGACGCCGTCACCAGCGCCACCTCCCATACGCG GTCCCTGCATGGCATCATCGAGCAGATGGAGAAGTTCTCCAGCAGCCTGCAAGAGCTGTCCTCCCGCGTGGAGGCCTCGCACCTCAGCACTGCCCAGGAGCGGGAGCTGGGCATCCGGCAGCGAGATGAGCAGCTCCGAG CGCTGCAGGAGAGGCTGAGCCGGCAGCAGCGGGACATGGAGGAGGAGCGGAGCCGGCTCCAGGAGGTCACCGGGAAGATGGAGGCGCGCCTGAGCGAGCAGAGCCGGCTGCTGGAGCAG GAACGCTGGCGGGTGAACGCCGAGCAGTCCAAGGCCGAGTCCGCGCAGCGTGCTCTGGAGGAGCAGAGGAAGGTCATGGTCCAGCAGACAGCCATGGAGCGGGAGGAGCTGGAGAGGGCCAAG AGTGCCTTGCTGGAGGAGCAGAAGTCCGTCATGCGCAAGTGTGGAGAGGAGCGGCGGCGCCTGGCGGCCGAGTGGGCCGAGTTCTTTGCCCAGCAGAAGCTGAGTAAGGAGCGGGCCGAGCGTGAGGCGGAGCGGGCGCTGCAGGTGGACACCCAGCGGGAGGGCACCCTCGTCAGCCTGGCCAAG GAACAGGCAGAGCTGAAGATCAGGGCAAGCGAGCTCCGGGCCAAAGAGGACCAGCTGGCGGCCGAGAGGGAGGCTCTGGAACAGGAGCGCCAGGAGCTGCGGCTGGAGAAGGAGAGGGTCGGCGCCGCCGCCCAGCGCATCAGGCTGCGCGCTGAGGAGGTGGAGCGCATGAGCCAG GTGGCCTCGCAGAAGTACGAGGAGGGGGAGCGGGCACTGCGCGAGGCCCGGCAGGTGCAGTCGGAGCAGCAGGCCCGGCTGCAGCTggtgcagcagcagcaggagcggCTGCGGCAGCAGGAGCGGCACGTGCACCAG GAGCATCTGAGTCTGGCCCAGCAGCGGCTGCAGCTGGATCGTATCCGACAGGACCTGCCCTCCGGGCCCGTGGGGCTGCTCTCCAGGGCCCAGGGCCCGGCAGCCTCTGGCCTGAGTG CCATCGTGGCTCCGGCCCCCCCCACTCCTCAGTGCAGCCAGCTGCCAGCCGGCCTGGGCCCCTCGCACCTCCACGCCAAGCTGGTGCTGCTGAAACACACAGCTGAGCAG GACCGTGACTTCCTGGAGAACGAACAGTTCTTCCTGGAGACCCTGAAGAAAGCCTCCTACAACATGACGTCGCATTCAGCCTGA